From a region of the Paenibacillus lutimineralis genome:
- a CDS encoding ABC transporter substrate-binding protein → MRKAMSILFTFIMVMVSACSAPAGSNAGGAQTSNEGQANSEQVKNGTGTTETSGTKNSSEKKTIVFSTYFSDDFFVEAKKRYEAKHPNITIDLQYIETSNENDEAASEKFEKTTNVAMLSGKGPDLIQMDQLPSGDYVKKKLLANIGDMIDKDPSFMKEQYFSNVLDGIKVNGGIYGMPMGFFVYGLMGNETAIEKSGVKIDDSNWNWGQFTDIAKEIVKKAGSNYFALGHSGPEYMITDLVNGQYATFVDLESGKAYFDSAAFIELLKEVKFMFDEKMMREDFIGGIFRNAVIVSPESYIRDLRMSEFMEEPYKSKLYPKPNASGQQAGGFFRTYKTLGINERSAVKDEAWDFVKFMLSDEMQDQERRTGFSLNKATYKKVAQDVLKKGKVMSDQPVGPMKGKEFEITQKDIDDLEKFLTGAKYPIQFKPSKIDEILLEESKAYFTGQKSPEEVAKLIQNRVTTVLNE, encoded by the coding sequence ATGAGAAAAGCTATGTCAATCCTGTTCACGTTTATCATGGTTATGGTTTCTGCTTGCAGCGCCCCTGCTGGCAGCAATGCGGGGGGAGCGCAGACATCAAACGAAGGGCAGGCAAACAGCGAGCAGGTGAAGAACGGAACAGGTACAACAGAAACGTCTGGAACGAAGAACAGCTCGGAGAAGAAAACAATTGTATTTTCGACTTATTTTTCTGACGATTTCTTTGTAGAAGCTAAGAAAAGATATGAAGCCAAGCATCCTAATATTACAATTGATCTTCAATATATCGAAACAAGTAATGAAAACGACGAGGCTGCTTCGGAAAAGTTTGAAAAAACAACAAACGTGGCCATGTTATCCGGTAAAGGGCCTGATCTGATTCAGATGGATCAATTGCCATCAGGGGATTATGTCAAAAAAAAGTTGCTGGCCAATATAGGAGATATGATCGATAAGGACCCTAGTTTTATGAAAGAGCAATACTTCAGTAACGTTCTGGACGGGATCAAGGTAAACGGCGGAATTTACGGGATGCCGATGGGATTTTTCGTTTATGGTCTTATGGGGAATGAAACCGCAATTGAGAAAAGCGGGGTGAAGATCGATGACAGTAATTGGAATTGGGGACAGTTTACCGATATAGCCAAGGAAATCGTCAAGAAAGCAGGCAGCAATTATTTCGCATTAGGTCATAGCGGGCCTGAATATATGATAACAGACCTGGTTAATGGTCAGTATGCGACGTTCGTAGATCTGGAGAGCGGGAAGGCTTATTTCGACTCTGCTGCCTTTATTGAATTACTCAAGGAAGTAAAGTTCATGTTTGATGAGAAAATGATGAGAGAAGATTTTATAGGAGGAATTTTTAGAAATGCTGTTATTGTCTCACCCGAATCTTATATTCGTGATTTAAGGATGAGTGAATTTATGGAAGAACCTTACAAGTCAAAGCTGTACCCCAAACCAAATGCAAGCGGGCAGCAGGCAGGCGGATTTTTCAGAACATACAAAACGCTTGGCATCAACGAGAGGTCTGCTGTAAAAGACGAAGCTTGGGACTTCGTAAAATTCATGTTGTCTGATGAGATGCAAGATCAAGAACGCCGCACCGGTTTTTCATTAAATAAAGCTACATATAAGAAGGTCGCTCAAGATGTATTGAAAAAGGGGAAAGTGATGTCTGATCAACCTGTCGGGCCTATGAAAGGAAAAGAGTTCGAAATTACTCAAAAGGATATCGACGATCTGGAGAAGTTTCTTACCGGTGCGAAATATCCAATTCAGTTCAAACCCTCCAAAATCGATGAGATTCTATTGGAAGAATCCAAAGCCTACTTCACTGGACAGAAATCACCCGAAGAAGTAGCGAAGCTGATTCAGAATAGAGTGACGACTGTTCTGAATGAATAG
- a CDS encoding TetR/AcrR family transcriptional regulator: protein MSIYKKEDPRAIRSKKMLKNAVFSLITENLDISQLTVQKIAQRAELNRATFYLHYEDINDLLRQIVHEIFDDLSMKIDPLLQGKSNNEQETLVTFLNYFYEYRKIFAVLFENKGFKNSMFNLLKNTIEKRRNARKIQYTREVVSVDIIASSLLGIIMWWIKDGTQFSSEYIANQISLMYKKGSEHTM, encoded by the coding sequence ATGTCTATATATAAAAAAGAAGATCCGCGTGCCATTCGATCGAAAAAGATGCTGAAGAATGCCGTTTTTTCCTTGATAACTGAAAATCTCGATATTTCTCAATTAACCGTTCAAAAAATTGCGCAACGTGCAGAACTAAATCGTGCAACGTTTTATTTGCATTATGAGGATATTAACGACTTATTACGTCAGATCGTACATGAGATTTTTGATGACCTATCGATGAAGATTGATCCGTTATTACAAGGAAAAAGTAACAATGAGCAGGAAACGTTGGTTACATTTTTAAATTATTTCTATGAATATCGGAAAATTTTTGCTGTACTATTTGAGAACAAAGGATTCAAAAACAGTATGTTTAACCTATTAAAAAATACGATAGAAAAGCGAAGAAACGCGAGAAAGATTCAATACACAAGGGAAGTCGTCTCGGTTGATATTATTGCATCGTCACTCCTCGGGATTATTATGTGGTGGATTAAGGATGGCACTCAATTTAGCTCTGAATACATCGCGAATCAAATCTCTTTGATGTATAAAAAAGGGAGTGAACATACCATGTAA
- a CDS encoding ABC transporter ATP-binding protein: protein MEKIIEVRGISKVYGKRKTKEKVHAVRDVSFHVNRGEVLGLLGPNGAGKTSTIKMLCGLLDADAGSIHINGLDIGKKRLKALEHISAVLEGNRNLYWRLTVRENLEYFAGNRGYSRKQIADQADKLLEQFNLKEKENELVNGLSRGMQQKLAIAVALLANTDVILLDEPTLGLDVEVSYELRNILKTIVKEEKRTIIISSHDMPVVQELCDRAIIINKGEVVIDDRVENLLKLFETRAYSIKLGEKLSVEQENKLTSRFPLSTYKASSHETIVEVNLEHGQDIYELFDLLKEEGTMVESIDRITIDFEQVFIQIVKGGMTSEMAPLVQC, encoded by the coding sequence GTGGAGAAAATTATTGAAGTACGGGGCATTAGCAAGGTGTATGGGAAAAGAAAAACGAAAGAGAAGGTGCATGCCGTTCGTGATGTATCTTTTCATGTGAATCGAGGAGAGGTCCTCGGTTTATTAGGGCCCAATGGCGCTGGGAAAACATCAACGATAAAGATGCTCTGTGGCTTGTTAGATGCGGATGCTGGTTCTATACATATTAATGGCTTAGATATTGGTAAGAAGAGACTTAAGGCACTTGAGCATATTAGTGCTGTATTGGAGGGGAACCGAAATTTATATTGGCGTCTCACCGTCCGAGAAAACTTAGAATATTTCGCAGGTAACCGGGGCTACTCTCGGAAGCAAATCGCCGATCAAGCGGATAAATTATTAGAGCAATTCAACCTTAAAGAAAAGGAGAATGAGCTTGTCAATGGATTATCGCGGGGGATGCAACAAAAGCTGGCCATCGCTGTAGCACTCCTGGCTAATACGGATGTCATCTTGCTGGATGAGCCAACTCTAGGTTTGGATGTTGAGGTTAGTTATGAATTGCGTAACATTTTAAAAACGATAGTTAAGGAAGAAAAACGCACGATTATTATTAGTTCCCATGATATGCCCGTTGTACAGGAGCTGTGTGACCGAGCCATTATCATTAATAAAGGTGAAGTCGTGATTGACGACAGGGTGGAGAATTTATTGAAGTTATTTGAGACAAGGGCATATTCAATTAAGTTGGGTGAGAAGTTAAGCGTAGAACAGGAGAATAAACTAACAAGTAGATTTCCTTTAAGTACCTATAAAGCAAGCTCTCATGAAACCATCGTGGAAGTGAATTTAGAGCATGGCCAGGACATCTACGAATTGTTCGATCTTCTGAAAGAGGAAGGAACTATGGTGGAGAGTATTGATCGTATAACGATCGATTTTGAACAAGTGTTTATTCAGATAGTAAAGGGAGGGATGACTAGTGAAATGGCTCCACTTGTTCAATGCTAA
- a CDS encoding DHA2 family efflux MFS transporter permease subunit gives MQEDNKKINKGILLSILIVGCFLSTLNQTILNIALSNLMDVFHVSATTVQWISTGFMLVNGVLIPVTAYLMKRFTTRQLFISSMLFLLIGSFICAAAPSFSVLLAGRMIQAAGAGIIMPLMMSVVLAIFPIEKRGSAMGLLGLAMIFAPAIGPTLAGFVIQYYSWRWLFIGLIPLIAIVILLALKYLVNVSETSKAKLDILSVVLSTIGFGFILYGFSSAGSKGWGDVIVVLSLVIGIVVIAIFCIRQIKSDDPMLDLSVFKNKIFTLTSLINVLITMMMYADMILLPIYLQKGRGFTAFDAGLLLLPGALVNAFMSPVTGRLYDRFGAKPLFIIGLLFIIPSMWAVTDLSESTTYMYLMVRTIGLRIGLSFITMPLNTAGLNALPKQLGMHGSAVNNTVRQIAGAIGTAVVITIYTVQATSHAATVMQTNPSTTADHLKSLASILGASDAYYFMMILAIAALAITLFMPMKRKAKVEEERLRS, from the coding sequence ATGCAAGAAGACAACAAGAAAATAAACAAAGGGATATTACTCAGCATTCTAATCGTTGGCTGTTTCTTATCAACATTGAATCAAACGATATTAAATATCGCATTAAGTAATTTAATGGATGTATTTCATGTATCGGCCACAACCGTACAATGGATTTCAACGGGGTTCATGCTAGTTAACGGGGTATTGATTCCGGTTACAGCCTATTTAATGAAACGCTTTACAACGCGCCAATTATTCATAAGTTCCATGCTATTTTTATTAATCGGTTCGTTTATTTGTGCAGCAGCACCAAGCTTTAGTGTGCTATTAGCAGGGCGTATGATTCAAGCTGCTGGTGCAGGGATTATTATGCCACTTATGATGAGTGTCGTTCTTGCCATATTCCCAATTGAAAAACGCGGGAGTGCAATGGGCTTACTGGGACTGGCGATGATCTTCGCTCCTGCCATTGGCCCTACACTTGCCGGATTTGTCATCCAATATTACTCTTGGCGCTGGTTATTTATCGGCCTAATCCCGCTTATCGCCATCGTCATTTTGTTGGCACTGAAGTATTTAGTGAATGTATCTGAGACGTCTAAGGCGAAGCTCGATATACTAAGTGTTGTTTTATCAACCATCGGATTTGGATTTATTTTATATGGGTTCAGTAGTGCAGGTAGTAAAGGCTGGGGCGATGTAATCGTGGTCCTTTCATTAGTGATTGGTATCGTTGTAATAGCCATCTTCTGTATTCGACAAATAAAGTCCGATGACCCCATGTTGGATCTATCTGTCTTTAAAAATAAAATCTTTACGTTAACGTCACTTATAAACGTGTTAATCACAATGATGATGTACGCAGATATGATTTTATTGCCTATCTATCTACAAAAGGGTCGTGGATTCACAGCATTTGATGCAGGGCTTCTTTTATTACCAGGTGCACTCGTGAATGCTTTTATGTCACCGGTCACGGGTAGATTATATGATCGCTTTGGTGCGAAGCCGCTGTTTATCATTGGTTTACTGTTTATTATCCCATCGATGTGGGCGGTAACCGATTTATCTGAATCGACTACGTATATGTATTTAATGGTTCGTACGATTGGCCTTCGAATTGGATTAAGCTTCATTACAATGCCACTCAATACGGCCGGATTAAATGCGCTGCCCAAACAGCTCGGTATGCATGGCTCCGCAGTGAATAATACCGTTCGCCAAATTGCCGGGGCGATTGGTACTGCTGTCGTGATTACGATTTATACCGTGCAGGCAACAAGCCATGCAGCTACAGTGATGCAGACCAATCCTTCTACTACTGCTGATCACCTTAAATCCCTCGCTTCCATTCTAGGTGCAAGTGATGCCTATTATTTCATGATGATTTTAGCTATTGCGGCGCTTGCCATCACCTTATTTATGCCTATGAAAAGGAAGGCAAAGGTTGAAGAAGAACGCCTACGTAGTTAG
- a CDS encoding response regulator transcription factor produces the protein MNKKILIVEDDIHISKIIKMNLNIVSYETTEVYDGLAALELLKREKFDLILLDVMIPKLDGFALMERIRPYRIPVIFLTAKNSVYDKVDGLRLGADDYMVKPFEAIELLARIETVLRRYGNEERVMGFQTLLVDLDKREVTKQGEVIELTPKEYDLLVVLIKNKNIALSREQFIDKVWGGDYYGETRTVDMHIKSLRKKLELQDHIKTIYKLGYRLED, from the coding sequence ATGAACAAAAAGATTTTGATAGTTGAAGATGATATTCATATTTCCAAAATCATCAAAATGAATCTCAACATCGTAAGCTACGAGACGACTGAGGTCTATGACGGCTTGGCGGCGCTGGAGCTGCTAAAGCGGGAGAAGTTCGACCTTATTTTGCTGGATGTCATGATTCCGAAACTGGACGGTTTTGCGCTGATGGAACGAATTAGGCCCTACCGTATTCCAGTTATTTTTTTGACGGCAAAAAACTCGGTTTATGATAAAGTGGACGGGCTGAGATTGGGGGCCGACGATTATATGGTCAAGCCTTTCGAAGCGATTGAGCTGCTGGCTCGTATAGAAACGGTATTGCGAAGATATGGCAATGAAGAACGGGTGATGGGATTCCAAACCCTTCTCGTTGATCTGGACAAACGGGAAGTAACTAAGCAAGGAGAAGTTATCGAGCTAACGCCAAAGGAATATGATTTGCTTGTCGTTTTGATAAAAAACAAGAACATCGCCTTATCAAGGGAGCAGTTCATCGATAAAGTATGGGGTGGCGACTATTACGGCGAAACGAGAACGGTCGATATGCATATTAAATCACTGCGCAAAAAACTAGAGCTGCAGGATCACATCAAGACCATTTATAAACTCGGCTATCGGCTGGAGGATTGA
- a CDS encoding sensor histidine kinase encodes MKFWQKIYVFSILVFVIIFNAASIMVIERSHNRMLEQEINSALSQNMSIQSSVNAIVPILRIYDSIDYEKTVLTRIANEFVGTNNEQRVYLDIRDKANRAVFSNIDFQMPAQRKELDKLGAEEINYILRDIDGRTILFTSNIVDINHTSYLFTYMVDVTSLYQDRVDQYQFFVQVDVAACFLYMLIMFFVSRGLTRSIDQLGRTAQVIAQGNFSERVQLKSKDEIGVLAHNFNNMAAVVEDTITELEQNNQEKQRFINNFTHELKTPLTSIIAYANFMRTTKYDEETFLDGLNVIYSEGKRLELLSLKLMNLIMLQGDNFEMELHDLGAVIAEIKPALDMMAKEKQVTIVTECEPGELILEKDLIKVLIFNLVDNALKASDEQQTITLRITWHGGHCMLEVMDQGIGIAKEHQDKIFEPFYMVDKSRTRNGKGAGLGLAICQNVASVHNAVIRITSNEDQGTKVEVVFALTHPRGGIKE; translated from the coding sequence ATGAAATTTTGGCAAAAAATTTATGTCTTCTCGATTCTGGTCTTCGTCATTATTTTTAACGCAGCCTCTATTATGGTTATCGAGCGCAGCCACAATAGAATGCTTGAGCAGGAGATCAATAGTGCGTTAAGCCAGAATATGAGTATTCAATCCAGTGTCAACGCGATTGTGCCGATTCTTCGAATCTATGATTCTATTGATTACGAGAAAACAGTATTAACGAGAATCGCCAATGAATTTGTTGGCACAAATAACGAGCAGCGTGTTTATTTGGATATCAGGGACAAGGCGAATCGGGCGGTCTTCAGTAATATCGATTTCCAGATGCCGGCACAGCGTAAGGAACTGGATAAGCTGGGCGCGGAGGAGATAAATTATATTTTGCGGGATATCGATGGGCGAACGATCCTGTTCACCTCGAACATTGTGGATATTAATCATACAAGCTATCTATTTACCTATATGGTAGATGTCACCTCTTTATATCAGGACCGTGTGGATCAATATCAGTTCTTTGTGCAAGTGGATGTGGCAGCCTGTTTCCTCTATATGCTGATCATGTTTTTTGTAAGCCGAGGACTGACGAGATCGATTGATCAGCTGGGTCGAACAGCTCAGGTCATTGCACAGGGGAATTTCTCTGAACGAGTCCAGTTAAAATCAAAGGACGAGATCGGCGTGCTGGCCCACAATTTTAACAATATGGCCGCTGTTGTAGAGGATACAATCACTGAACTTGAGCAGAACAATCAAGAAAAACAGCGGTTTATCAATAATTTTACGCATGAATTAAAAACACCGCTGACTTCAATTATCGCCTATGCGAATTTTATGAGGACAACCAAATACGATGAGGAAACGTTTCTGGACGGTCTGAATGTGATTTATTCAGAAGGCAAGCGATTAGAGTTGTTGTCATTGAAGCTGATGAACTTGATTATGTTACAAGGGGATAACTTCGAGATGGAGCTGCACGATTTGGGAGCGGTTATAGCTGAAATCAAGCCTGCGCTAGACATGATGGCCAAAGAAAAGCAGGTGACTATCGTCACTGAGTGCGAACCGGGCGAGCTGATATTGGAGAAGGATTTGATCAAAGTTCTGATCTTCAATCTGGTGGACAATGCGCTCAAAGCTTCGGATGAACAGCAGACCATTACGCTGCGTATCACATGGCACGGCGGGCATTGCATGCTTGAAGTGATGGATCAGGGCATTGGGATCGCTAAGGAACATCAGGATAAAATTTTTGAACCTTTTTACATGGTGGATAAGTCCAGGACAAGAAACGGTAAAGGGGCAGGTCTCGGTCTTGCGATATGTCAAAATGTAGCGAGCGTCCACAATGCCGTCATCCGGATAACCAGCAATGAAGACCAGGGCACGAAGGTAGAAGTCGTATTCGCACTTACCCATCCGAGAGGCGGGATAAAGGAATGA
- a CDS encoding DUF4303 domain-containing protein: MKSTQEIEELAAEIAGAARMSFRTLFENGERFYYCTLFTTEEGHAPSISAWSWEALEREAARQGDESDTPESTIEELIKWSYADSPYCCFRDENFDDVKQLFMERPSIAELEADERNREFELRLKALELAMKMLDDEGVFALNQPRESICVLVEVMPPDEINTEIALRLNRAESPAMKHGWRKRRSKSATIDEYTLTY, encoded by the coding sequence ATGAAATCGACGCAAGAAATTGAGGAGCTGGCGGCAGAGATCGCTGGTGCAGCCAGAATGTCTTTTCGTACTCTTTTTGAAAATGGCGAGCGTTTCTATTACTGCACCCTATTTACTACTGAAGAGGGACATGCGCCAAGCATTTCCGCTTGGTCATGGGAGGCCTTGGAGAGGGAAGCGGCCAGGCAAGGAGACGAAAGCGACACGCCGGAATCAACGATTGAGGAACTCATCAAATGGTCCTATGCCGATTCGCCCTATTGTTGTTTCAGGGATGAGAACTTCGATGACGTTAAACAATTGTTTATGGAGCGCCCTTCCATTGCGGAGCTTGAGGCTGACGAAAGGAATCGTGAGTTTGAGTTGAGGCTGAAGGCCTTGGAGCTGGCGATGAAAATGCTCGATGATGAAGGCGTGTTTGCCTTGAATCAACCACGGGAGTCGATATGCGTTCTTGTCGAGGTCATGCCGCCGGATGAAATCAATACCGAAATCGCTCTGCGTTTGAATCGGGCAGAGTCTCCGGCTATGAAGCATGGTTGGCGGAAGCGGCGGAGTAAGAGTGCCACGATAGATGAATACACTCTGACTTATTAG
- a CDS encoding ABC transporter permease, translating to MKWLHLFNANFRKEYIEMKRYLPNTIALVVTFYIIFLAAFFGIMFIGDPASFEMNVQYSIVSVMFWSLTMMTMNFIGYSVVTEATRGTLEQIYMSPRGVWKIMLTRIIAQFGLQFVIMVILLFGAMLTSGQWLSLNPMTTIPIILVTIVSMIGISFMIAGLAIIVKQIQAFLQIFQFVLMGLVFVPLTAAPFLAFAPFVQGVNMVRTVMIEDLTLTQLPLSDYGVLLLNSLVYLILGLVVFHRCEKIAMKKGLLGQY from the coding sequence GTGAAATGGCTCCACTTGTTCAATGCTAATTTTCGTAAGGAATATATTGAGATGAAACGTTATCTACCGAACACTATTGCGTTAGTGGTTACTTTTTATATTATATTTCTGGCTGCATTTTTTGGAATTATGTTCATAGGAGATCCTGCCAGTTTTGAGATGAATGTTCAATATTCCATTGTAAGTGTAATGTTCTGGAGCTTAACGATGATGACGATGAACTTTATTGGTTATTCGGTAGTAACAGAAGCGACGCGTGGCACATTAGAACAGATATATATGTCCCCAAGGGGCGTGTGGAAAATAATGCTCACGAGGATCATCGCCCAATTTGGCTTACAGTTTGTTATTATGGTCATCTTGCTTTTTGGTGCAATGCTAACCTCCGGCCAGTGGCTGAGCCTTAATCCTATGACAACAATCCCGATTATTCTAGTTACTATAGTAAGTATGATAGGTATCAGCTTTATGATTGCTGGTTTAGCTATTATCGTAAAGCAAATTCAAGCATTTTTACAGATTTTTCAATTTGTTTTGATGGGGCTTGTATTTGTTCCTTTAACTGCAGCTCCGTTTCTAGCATTCGCCCCATTCGTTCAAGGTGTGAATATGGTAAGAACCGTGATGATAGAGGATCTGACGTTGACCCAATTACCTTTGTCAGATTACGGGGTTTTATTATTAAATTCGCTAGTATATTTGATTCTTGGACTCGTTGTTTTTCATCGCTGCGAGAAAATAGCCATGAAAAAAGGTCTTCTAGGGCAATACTAG
- a CDS encoding SDR family oxidoreductase — MIAILGATGTIGNALVRRLSALGLPVRALSREPGKLRERLSDLDLTSIEIHTADANDSAFMLSALQGAKQLFLALSNSPNQVALETSIIRTAVQAGIEHIVKISSPVYDPRSPVAVAGWHGEIELALAESGMSYTILRPYAFMQNLLRLTPTISAQDMFFGCIGDAPCNFIDCRDIADVAAAALTNPEVAGRIYTLTGARTFTYPEIAEQLSSLLGRPIRFIHLSPEQLRSDLIEHGHMPSWLADHVVEIQTMSTVIREQPTDTVERILGRAPRTLEAFLQEHAVHFQPRR, encoded by the coding sequence ATGATCGCAATTTTAGGAGCAACAGGAACGATTGGGAACGCACTTGTAAGACGGCTTTCAGCCCTTGGACTGCCCGTCCGGGCATTAAGCCGGGAGCCCGGCAAGCTTCGAGAACGACTCTCGGACCTGGATTTGACCAGCATCGAGATCCATACGGCAGATGCGAACGACTCGGCATTTATGCTTAGCGCCTTGCAGGGTGCCAAGCAGCTATTCCTCGCGTTGTCCAACAGCCCGAACCAAGTTGCTCTCGAGACTTCTATCATCCGAACCGCCGTCCAAGCAGGCATCGAGCATATCGTCAAAATCTCAAGTCCCGTCTATGACCCTCGCTCGCCTGTCGCGGTTGCCGGTTGGCATGGCGAAATCGAGCTTGCACTAGCGGAGTCCGGTATGAGCTATACCATCCTGCGGCCTTATGCATTCATGCAGAATCTGCTGCGGCTAACACCGACGATTTCTGCCCAAGATATGTTCTTCGGCTGCATAGGCGACGCACCCTGCAACTTCATCGACTGCCGCGATATCGCTGATGTCGCGGCCGCAGCCCTGACGAATCCCGAAGTGGCTGGCCGTATCTATACGTTGACCGGCGCTCGGACGTTCACCTATCCTGAGATTGCTGAACAATTGTCGTCTCTGCTCGGGCGCCCGATTCGATTCATCCATTTATCACCTGAACAACTGCGCTCTGATCTAATCGAACACGGGCATATGCCATCTTGGCTTGCGGACCATGTCGTGGAAATTCAAACGATGTCGACCGTGATCAGAGAGCAGCCGACGGATACCGTTGAACGTATATTAGGTCGAGCGCCGCGGACGCTGGAAGCTTTTCTTCAGGAACATGCCGTCCATTTTCAACCAAGACGATAA
- a CDS encoding LamG domain-containing protein, whose protein sequence is MPNTTDRAQLGNFGTLNVTPELSIVTSNEWKSLQPNSTIVSRIWWNQSLLGSWPLNETAGTTATDTSGAGHDGSITGAVPGAEGRFGAALSFAKAGDHINLGHPADGSFDFGATQDFSVSAWVKTSHTGSIQYIVNKGDTNGSFWLRFEADGALRFLLDYGSTFDYVKSPASFADGKWHHVVGAADRDAGLRLYVDGALVAQSSTMLGGSISSALPLTIGTDSALTLKGLIAEVKLYNYVLDEFEVLGLGGVVGSWSFDEPTAGSGIVTANDVSDYEYGMLLNGAARSPAGKSGGAVQLSGSRQFVKLGDPDSGAYDFGTDRDFSLTAWFKTDVSGTSGYIVNKGDTNASYALRIESNGTIRFWLDYGSTADAVQSAQAYADGKWHHIAAVADRDTGLKLYVDGILVGENTSLLGGDISNKLSLTVGHNSPSTPNGLIDEVQLYRYALTEEEAVEIAQR, encoded by the coding sequence ATGCCGAACACGACTGACCGCGCGCAGCTTGGAAACTTCGGCACGCTGAACGTCACGCCGGAGCTGAGCATCGTTACGAGCAATGAATGGAAGTCGCTTCAGCCTAACAGCACCATCGTGTCGCGTATATGGTGGAACCAGTCCTTGCTCGGGAGCTGGCCGCTGAACGAAACGGCCGGAACAACGGCCACCGATACATCGGGTGCAGGGCATGACGGCTCGATCACAGGTGCCGTCCCCGGAGCGGAAGGACGCTTCGGCGCGGCGCTGAGCTTTGCCAAAGCCGGCGATCACATCAACCTCGGCCATCCTGCGGACGGCTCGTTTGACTTCGGCGCGACGCAGGACTTTAGCGTCTCAGCATGGGTCAAGACAAGCCATACCGGTTCGATCCAATATATCGTGAACAAAGGCGATACGAACGGCTCCTTCTGGCTCCGTTTCGAAGCGGACGGAGCGCTCCGGTTCCTGCTCGATTACGGCAGCACGTTCGACTATGTAAAGTCTCCCGCTTCCTTTGCGGACGGCAAGTGGCATCATGTCGTCGGCGCGGCGGACCGCGATGCCGGACTGCGGCTTTACGTTGACGGAGCGCTCGTCGCGCAATCGTCCACCATGTTGGGAGGAAGCATATCCAGCGCCCTACCGCTGACGATCGGTACCGATTCAGCTTTGACGCTGAAGGGACTGATTGCCGAGGTAAAGCTATACAATTACGTCCTGGATGAATTTGAGGTACTCGGTCTTGGTGGTGTTGTCGGCAGCTGGAGCTTTGATGAGCCGACTGCGGGAAGCGGCATTGTTACGGCCAACGACGTAAGCGATTACGAATACGGGATGCTGCTGAACGGCGCGGCGCGCAGTCCCGCGGGCAAATCGGGAGGAGCCGTCCAACTCTCGGGAAGCAGACAATTCGTCAAGCTGGGCGATCCGGATTCCGGTGCCTACGACTTCGGCACTGACCGGGATTTCAGTCTAACCGCATGGTTTAAAACTGACGTTTCCGGAACATCGGGATATATCGTAAATAAAGGAGATACGAACGCATCCTATGCCCTACGGATCGAAAGCAACGGTACGATTCGTTTCTGGCTCGACTACGGCAGCACCGCCGATGCCGTGCAATCGGCCCAGGCGTATGCAGACGGCAAGTGGCATCATATCGCCGCTGTAGCCGACCGGGACACGGGACTGAAGCTGTACGTAGACGGAATATTGGTCGGAGAAAATACATCGCTTCTCGGAGGCGACATATCGAACAAGTTGTCACTGACAGTCGGTCATAACTCGCCCTCCACGCCGAACGGACTTATCGACGAGGTTCAGCTGTACCGCTATGCGTTGACGGAAGAAGAAGCTGTAGAGATCGCACAGCGCTAG
- a CDS encoding MarR family winged helix-turn-helix transcriptional regulator — MANPFHESADMQLIPTLAQTKRQVDRYGLDVDAQAVLVAARLMTAGAKLGHAADIHFARFGLSTGRYRLLADLEDNEGEELPSQLAENLGVTRATVTGLIDILERDGLVSRRSSSLDGRQKSVLLTELGAKKLRDMASEHYARLEAMVGSLSIEERTLFLDLLGRVTQGISALTDESLASTKSKP; from the coding sequence ATGGCCAATCCATTTCATGAATCAGCTGACATGCAACTTATCCCTACACTTGCACAGACGAAGCGTCAGGTTGACCGTTACGGACTCGACGTTGACGCGCAAGCTGTGCTCGTTGCCGCAAGATTGATGACCGCAGGCGCCAAGCTAGGACATGCCGCGGACATCCACTTCGCCCGATTCGGATTATCGACAGGACGATATCGACTGCTAGCAGACCTCGAAGATAATGAAGGTGAAGAGCTGCCCTCGCAGCTTGCGGAGAATCTCGGCGTAACACGCGCCACTGTTACAGGATTAATTGACATTCTAGAGCGAGATGGGCTTGTATCTCGACGATCCAGCTCCCTTGACGGCCGTCAGAAATCCGTCCTCTTAACAGAGCTCGGTGCGAAGAAGCTGCGCGACATGGCTTCGGAGCACTATGCCAGACTCGAAGCGATGGTCGGCTCGCTGAGCATTGAGGAGCGCACTTTGTTCCTCGATTTGTTGGGACGTGTAACCCAAGGCATCTCGGCGCTGACAGACGAATCCTTGGCATCAACAAAATCCAAACCATAA